From Alphaproteobacteria bacterium, a single genomic window includes:
- a CDS encoding pyridoxal phosphate-dependent aminotransferase, whose protein sequence is MPKLAANLSQLGTETAFEVLARAGRLAAQGKDIINLGIGQPDFKTPPHIVEAAVKALRDGHHGYTPANGIPALREAVAADIAKYRKVEVDPDLVMIMPGGKPTMFFAILMFGEPGAEIIYPNPGFPIYESMIRYSGATPVPMRLLEENGFAFSAEAVLEQITPATRLMILNSPANPTGGVVPKAEIDKLVAGLERWPDVVILADEIYSRILYDGREHVTLLSYESIRDRVILLDGWSKTYAMTGWRLGYSVWPKELCYYAERLAVNNHSCVNAPTQFAGIAALQGPQDAVDEMCRAFDQRRRVIVRALNQIPGFRCIEPGGAFYAFPNIEGTGFSAKELQNKMLDEAGVATVAGTSFGALGEGFIRFSYAASVEDIERACEKVQRLLA, encoded by the coding sequence GTGCCCAAACTTGCCGCCAATCTCTCCCAACTCGGCACCGAGACCGCTTTCGAGGTGCTGGCCCGCGCCGGCCGCCTGGCGGCCCAGGGCAAGGACATCATCAATCTCGGCATCGGCCAGCCGGACTTCAAAACCCCGCCGCACATCGTCGAGGCCGCAGTCAAGGCGCTGCGCGACGGCCATCACGGCTACACGCCGGCCAACGGCATTCCGGCGCTGCGCGAGGCGGTGGCCGCCGACATCGCCAAATACCGCAAGGTCGAGGTCGATCCCGACCTGGTCATGATCATGCCCGGCGGCAAGCCGACCATGTTCTTCGCCATTCTGATGTTCGGCGAGCCGGGGGCGGAGATCATCTATCCGAACCCGGGCTTCCCGATCTACGAGTCGATGATCCGCTACAGCGGCGCCACGCCGGTGCCCATGCGCCTGTTGGAGGAAAACGGCTTCGCCTTCAGCGCCGAGGCGGTGCTGGAGCAGATCACGCCGGCCACGCGCCTCATGATCCTGAATTCGCCGGCCAACCCCACCGGCGGCGTCGTGCCGAAGGCGGAGATCGACAAGCTGGTGGCGGGGCTGGAGCGCTGGCCGGACGTGGTCATCCTGGCCGACGAAATCTACAGCCGCATCCTCTATGACGGCCGCGAGCACGTGACCCTGCTCTCCTATGAGAGCATTCGCGACCGGGTGATCCTGCTGGACGGCTGGTCCAAGACCTATGCCATGACCGGCTGGCGGCTCGGCTACAGCGTCTGGCCCAAGGAGCTCTGCTATTACGCGGAGCGGCTGGCGGTGAACAACCATTCCTGCGTCAACGCGCCCACCCAATTTGCCGGCATCGCCGCCCTGCAAGGCCCGCAGGACGCGGTGGACGAGATGTGCCGGGCGTTCGACCAGCGGCGCCGGGTCATCGTGCGCGCGCTGAACCAGATCCCGGGCTTCCGCTGCATCGAGCCGGGCGGCGCGTTCTATGCCTTTCCCAATATCGAGGGCACCGGCTTCAGCGCCAAGGAATTGCAGAACAAGATGCTGGACGAAGCCGGCGTCGCCACGGTTGCCGGCACCAGTTTCGGCGCGCTCGGCGAAGGGTTTATCCGGTTCAGCTATGCCGCCAGCGTCGAGGATATCGAGCGCGCCTGCGAGAAGGTGCAGCGCCTGCTGGCCTGA
- a CDS encoding FAD-binding protein, whose translation MSDTAAPDLRNEKVLRNDKVLRNDTGIRLAVEEAKALLGDRLSTAQAVRDQHARGEDYFTPAAPDAVAFALSTEEVAAVVKICARHKVPVIPWGTGTSLEGHVTAPTGGITIDVSGMDRVLEVNASDMDCRVQAGVTRKALNSHIRDTGLMFPVDPGADASLGGMASVCASGTNAVRYGTMKENVLGLTVVTADGSVIHTGGRARKSSAGYDLTHVYVGAEGTLGIITEVQLRLYGVPEAMAAAICQYDDLQSAVDTVVTVLQYGIPVARMELLDEAQMQACIAFSKLDELQPKPTLFFEFHGSAAGVKEQAETVQGIAEDFGGSQFTWATREEDRTRLWEARHNAYYACLAMAPGKRGWATDVVVPISRLTECIVETKRDIQGSGLYAPICGHVGDGNFHCCIMLDPDVEAEKQAAHDFSKRLVDRALAMGGTCTGEHGVGIGKIGSLMKETGEAYAYMRRIKQALDPDNIMNPGKVVAL comes from the coding sequence ATGTCCGACACCGCCGCCCCCGATCTGCGCAACGAAAAGGTTCTGCGCAACGACAAGGTTTTGCGCAACGACACCGGCATCCGTCTGGCCGTCGAGGAAGCGAAGGCGCTGTTGGGCGACCGGCTCTCCACCGCCCAGGCGGTGCGCGACCAGCATGCCCGCGGCGAGGATTATTTCACGCCGGCCGCGCCGGACGCCGTCGCCTTCGCGCTGTCGACCGAGGAAGTGGCCGCGGTCGTCAAGATTTGCGCCCGGCACAAGGTCCCGGTCATCCCCTGGGGCACGGGCACCAGCCTGGAGGGCCATGTCACCGCGCCCACCGGCGGCATCACCATCGACGTGTCCGGCATGGACCGGGTGCTGGAGGTCAACGCCTCCGACATGGACTGCCGGGTGCAGGCGGGCGTGACCCGCAAGGCGCTGAACAGCCATATCCGCGACACCGGCCTCATGTTCCCGGTCGACCCCGGCGCCGACGCGTCGCTGGGCGGCATGGCCTCGGTGTGCGCCAGCGGCACCAACGCGGTGCGCTACGGCACCATGAAGGAGAATGTGCTGGGCCTGACCGTGGTGACGGCGGACGGCTCGGTCATCCACACCGGCGGCCGCGCGCGCAAATCGTCCGCCGGCTACGACCTGACCCATGTCTATGTGGGGGCAGAGGGAACGCTCGGCATCATCACGGAGGTGCAGTTGCGGCTCTACGGCGTGCCGGAGGCGATGGCGGCGGCGATCTGCCAGTACGACGACCTGCAAAGCGCCGTCGACACCGTTGTCACCGTGCTGCAATACGGCATTCCGGTCGCGCGCATGGAGTTGCTGGACGAGGCGCAGATGCAGGCCTGCATCGCGTTTTCCAAGCTGGACGAGTTGCAGCCGAAGCCGACCCTGTTCTTCGAATTCCACGGATCGGCGGCCGGTGTGAAGGAACAGGCGGAGACGGTGCAGGGCATTGCCGAGGACTTCGGCGGCAGCCAATTCACCTGGGCCACGCGCGAGGAAGACCGCACCCGGCTCTGGGAGGCGCGGCACAACGCCTATTACGCCTGCCTCGCCATGGCGCCCGGCAAGCGCGGCTGGGCGACGGACGTGGTGGTGCCGATCAGCCGCCTGACCGAATGCATCGTCGAGACCAAGCGGGACATCCAGGGCTCCGGCCTGTATGCGCCGATCTGCGGCCATGTCGGCGACGGCAATTTCCATTGCTGCATCATGCTCGACCCGGACGTGGAGGCGGAGAAACAGGCCGCGCACGATTTCTCGAAACGCCTGGTCGACCGGGCGCTGGCCATGGGCGGCACCTGCACCGGCGAGCACGGCGTCGGCATCGGCAAGATCGGCTCGCTGATGAAGGAAACCGGCGAGGCGTACGCCTACATGCGCCGGATCAAACAGGCCCTGGACCCGGACAACATCATGAACCCGGGCAAGGTGGTGGCGCTGTAG
- a CDS encoding cupin domain-containing protein translates to MTVANPAPAIAALDVAPRTKPSNYPEPFFSRMAKREKRQLGDHFGLTRFGVNLTRVLPGGETALLHVHSRQEEFVYVVEGHPTLVTDRGETELAPGICVGFPPNGLAHHLVNRTGRDVLLLEVGDRPEGDEGRYPDDDIQAVMSPTGQWVFAHKDGTPY, encoded by the coding sequence ATGACCGTTGCCAATCCCGCGCCCGCCATCGCCGCCCTCGACGTGGCGCCGCGCACCAAGCCCTCGAACTATCCGGAGCCGTTTTTCAGCCGCATGGCCAAGCGCGAGAAACGCCAGTTGGGCGACCATTTCGGCCTGACCCGCTTCGGCGTGAACCTGACGCGGGTGCTGCCCGGCGGCGAGACGGCGCTGCTGCACGTCCACTCCCGCCAGGAGGAGTTCGTCTATGTCGTCGAGGGCCATCCGACCCTGGTCACCGACCGGGGCGAGACGGAACTGGCGCCCGGCATATGCGTCGGCTTCCCGCCCAATGGCCTCGCCCACCATCTGGTCAACCGCACCGGGCGCGACGTGCTGCTGCTGGAAGTCGGCGACCGGCCGGAGGGCGACGAAGGCCGCTATCCCGACGACGACATCCAGGCGGTCATGAGCCCGACCGGCCAATGGGTGTTCGCCCACAAGGACGGTACGCCCTATTGA
- a CDS encoding SDR family oxidoreductase has protein sequence MGMLDGRVAICTGSGRGVGAEVAKLMAANGAKVVVNDPGVGGSGEGGDNTPAQQIVNEIKAAGGDATANFGSVTNYGDCLGMVEQARDEFGRLDIVFNPAGILRDRMFHKMDPEDWQAVIDVHLTGHFNVNRAAINLFREQEYGRMIMVSSTSGVLGNVGQANYGAAKMGIVALCKIVAMENASKGITANAILPSADTRMTRSVPTPKDPTAAAVRDERLTRSRADAIAPLCVFLASEKAGYVSGQVFHQRAAELTLYGAMMPVRMVHRQGGWTPETIEEIAMPSLSNGFSKLGDSRNMHAGMPMI, from the coding sequence ATGGGTATGCTCGACGGTCGCGTGGCGATCTGCACCGGCTCCGGCCGCGGTGTCGGCGCGGAAGTGGCGAAACTGATGGCGGCGAACGGCGCCAAGGTGGTGGTGAACGACCCCGGCGTCGGCGGCAGCGGCGAGGGCGGCGACAACACGCCGGCGCAGCAGATCGTGAACGAGATCAAGGCCGCCGGCGGCGACGCCACCGCGAATTTCGGCTCGGTCACCAATTATGGCGACTGTCTCGGCATGGTGGAGCAGGCGCGCGACGAGTTCGGCCGCCTCGACATCGTCTTCAACCCGGCCGGCATTCTGCGCGACCGCATGTTCCACAAGATGGACCCGGAAGACTGGCAGGCGGTGATCGACGTGCACCTGACCGGCCATTTCAACGTCAACCGCGCCGCCATCAACCTGTTCCGCGAGCAGGAATACGGCCGCATGATCATGGTGAGCTCGACCTCGGGCGTGCTGGGCAATGTCGGCCAGGCCAACTATGGCGCCGCCAAGATGGGCATTGTCGCGCTCTGCAAGATCGTGGCGATGGAGAACGCCTCCAAGGGCATCACCGCCAACGCCATCCTGCCGTCCGCCGACACGCGCATGACCCGCAGCGTGCCGACGCCGAAGGACCCGACGGCGGCCGCCGTCCGCGACGAGCGCCTGACCCGCTCCCGCGCCGACGCCATCGCGCCGCTCTGCGTCTTCCTGGCGAGCGAGAAGGCCGGCTATGTCAGCGGCCAGGTGTTCCACCAGCGCGCGGCGGAACTGACGCTCTATGGCGCGATGATGCCGGTGCGCATGGTGCACCGCCAGGGCGGCTGGACGCCGGAGACCATCGAGGAAATCGCCATGCCGAGCTTGTCCAATGGCTTCTCGAAGCTGGGCGACAGCCGCAACATGCACGCCGGCATGCCGATGATCTGA
- a CDS encoding dihydrodipicolinate synthase family protein — translation MSATKPYAGVFPIAPVPFHDDETLDLDGMRRVLDCMIDQGVDGICVLANYSEQFLLSDAERETLLRLSLEHVAGRVPVIATCSHYATGIVEARVRMARDLGAAMVMLMPPYHGALLKGSEADTFEQFQRAADIGLPIMVQDAPLSGVGLAVPFLARMAREIPNVSYVKIETPGTADKLRALIAAAGDAIAGPFDGEESITLLADLDAGATGTMPSATLPDLIRPVLTAHAAGDRAAAMAHYNRILPLINFENRQCGLRACKVVMQAGGVIRSDRVRHPLRPLPEPTRAALLELAGPLEPVALAWGR, via the coding sequence ATGTCAGCCACCAAGCCCTATGCCGGCGTGTTTCCCATCGCGCCGGTGCCGTTTCACGACGACGAGACGCTCGACCTGGATGGCATGCGGCGGGTGCTGGACTGCATGATCGACCAGGGCGTAGATGGCATCTGCGTGCTGGCCAACTATTCCGAGCAGTTTCTGCTCTCCGACGCCGAGCGCGAAACCCTGCTGCGGCTGTCGCTGGAGCATGTGGCGGGCCGCGTGCCGGTGATCGCCACCTGTTCGCACTATGCGACCGGCATTGTCGAAGCGCGCGTGCGGATGGCCAGGGACCTGGGCGCCGCCATGGTCATGCTGATGCCGCCCTATCACGGCGCCCTGCTGAAAGGCTCGGAAGCGGACACGTTCGAGCAGTTCCAGCGTGCCGCCGATATTGGCCTGCCGATCATGGTGCAGGACGCGCCGCTCTCGGGCGTCGGCCTCGCGGTGCCGTTCCTGGCCCGGATGGCGCGGGAGATCCCCAATGTCTCCTATGTCAAAATCGAAACGCCCGGCACGGCGGACAAGCTGCGCGCCCTGATCGCGGCCGCCGGTGACGCCATTGCCGGGCCGTTCGATGGCGAGGAATCGATCACGCTGCTGGCCGACCTCGACGCCGGCGCCACCGGCACCATGCCGAGCGCCACCTTGCCGGACCTGATCCGGCCGGTGCTGACGGCCCATGCCGCCGGCGACCGGGCGGCGGCGATGGCGCACTACAACCGCATTCTGCCGCTGATCAATTTCGAGAACCGGCAATGCGGGCTGCGCGCCTGCAAGGTGGTGATGCAGGCCGGCGGCGTCATCCGGTCGGATCGCGTTCGCCATCCGCTGCGCCCGCTGCCGGAGCCGACCCGCGCGGCGCTGCTGGAACTGGCCGGCCCGCTGGAGCCGGTGGCGCTCGCCTGGGGGCGCTGA
- a CDS encoding MBL fold metallo-hydrolase, which produces MNDVTLTRRGALGAAAGIVAAAPLLSGGLATPALAAAPMMGPDRPTVFRFPLGRFEVTTIFDGGVALDGPYPIFGENQDAAAVAAYAEANNLPGKRMEIGFTPVIVNTGTELVLFDTGNGAARRPNAGELLARLAAAGYGAGQIDVVVLTHMHPDHIGGLMENGQPAFPNARYVTGQVEYDFWSAPDKAENRVGQLVQANVVPLADRMTFLGDEAGVASGITAIAAFGHTPGHMAYHIESEGKRLLLFADCCNHFVMSLQRPDWHVRFDMDKEGAAATRKKVLGMAAADRLLVTGYHMPFPAVGYVETMGQGFRWSGVSYQPFL; this is translated from the coding sequence ATGAATGACGTGACCTTGACCCGCCGCGGCGCGCTGGGTGCCGCCGCCGGTATCGTTGCCGCCGCGCCACTGCTGTCCGGCGGGCTCGCGACCCCTGCCCTGGCGGCGGCGCCGATGATGGGGCCGGATCGCCCGACCGTGTTCCGCTTTCCGCTGGGGCGGTTCGAGGTAACGACGATTTTCGACGGCGGCGTCGCGCTCGACGGCCCCTATCCGATTTTCGGCGAGAACCAGGACGCGGCAGCGGTCGCCGCCTATGCCGAGGCCAACAACCTGCCCGGCAAGCGCATGGAGATCGGCTTCACCCCGGTCATCGTCAACACCGGCACGGAGCTGGTGCTGTTCGACACCGGCAACGGCGCCGCCCGGCGGCCGAATGCCGGCGAATTGCTGGCCCGGCTCGCCGCCGCCGGCTATGGCGCCGGCCAGATCGACGTGGTGGTTCTCACCCACATGCACCCGGACCATATCGGCGGCCTGATGGAGAACGGCCAGCCGGCCTTCCCCAATGCCCGCTATGTCACCGGCCAGGTCGAGTACGATTTCTGGTCCGCGCCGGACAAGGCGGAAAACCGGGTCGGCCAGCTGGTGCAGGCCAATGTGGTGCCGCTCGCCGACCGTATGACGTTCCTGGGCGACGAGGCCGGGGTGGCCAGCGGCATCACCGCCATCGCCGCCTTCGGCCACACGCCGGGCCACATGGCCTATCATATCGAAAGCGAGGGCAAGCGCCTGTTGCTGTTCGCCGACTGCTGCAACCATTTCGTCATGAGCCTGCAACGGCCGGACTGGCATGTGCGCTTCGACATGGACAAGGAAGGGGCAGCGGCCACCCGCAAGAAAGTGCTGGGCATGGCGGCGGCCGACCGCCTGCTGGTCACCGGCTATCACATGCCGTTTCCCGCCGTCGGCTATGTGGAGACCATGGGCCAGGGCTTCCGCTGGAGCGGCGTCAGCTACCAGCCCTTCCTCTGA
- a CDS encoding S9 family peptidase: MPQPPVARTCNVVHDRHGERVADPYAWLRADNWQAVMADPALLDPEIRAYLEAENAHTEAAMADTKALQDALFAEMKGRLKPDDASVPMPDGAFAYFQRFRPDGQHPQFCRSPADEPDQVDVMLDGDAEAAGKAYFRIAAVQHSDDHRLLAWAADTTGSEQYAIRVRDLATGEDLADELLEATPSLTWANDGRHLFYTKRDANWRPESVWRHELGTPQAADVCVYKESDPGYFVGVGRTASRAFIAINTHDHETGEWYVIPADAPTAAPRLIAARDTGVEYDLDHDGERFVIRTNADGAEDYKLVTAPVDAPDRANWRDLVPHRACTLVLGLHLTSAHLTRLERVDGLPRLVVRERASGAEHAIGFDEEAYSLGLSGGLEFETTTLRFVYSSMTTPAETYDYDLETRTRTLRKRQEVPSGHDPAAYVTRRLLAKTPDGEEVPITLVHRRDVTLPAPTLLYGYGSYGISLPASFGVVRLSLVDRGFVWAQAHVRGGMEKGYRWYTQGKREKKENTFRDFLTARDHLVAEGIARADAIAAEGGSAGGMLMGVIANWAPQKFAAIVANVPFVDVLNTMCDETLPLTPPEWPEWGNPITDPDAFARIKGYSPYDNVAARAYPAILAIGGLSDPRVTYWEPAKWVAKLRATKTDPNLLLLKTEMSAGHGGAAGRFDSLKEDAFQYAFVLKALTIA, translated from the coding sequence ATGCCGCAGCCCCCCGTCGCCCGCACCTGTAACGTCGTCCACGACCGCCATGGCGAGCGCGTCGCCGACCCCTATGCCTGGCTGCGGGCGGACAACTGGCAGGCGGTGATGGCCGACCCTGCCCTGCTCGACCCGGAAATCCGCGCCTATCTGGAGGCGGAAAACGCCCACACCGAGGCCGCCATGGCCGACACGAAGGCGTTGCAGGACGCCTTGTTTGCGGAGATGAAGGGGCGGCTGAAGCCGGACGATGCCTCCGTGCCAATGCCGGACGGCGCCTTCGCCTATTTCCAGCGCTTCCGGCCGGACGGCCAGCACCCGCAATTCTGCCGCTCGCCGGCGGACGAGCCCGACCAGGTCGACGTCATGCTGGATGGCGATGCGGAGGCCGCGGGCAAGGCCTATTTCCGCATCGCCGCGGTGCAGCACAGCGACGACCACCGCCTGCTGGCCTGGGCTGCCGACACCACCGGCTCCGAGCAATACGCGATCCGCGTGCGCGACCTGGCGACCGGCGAGGATCTGGCCGACGAATTGCTGGAGGCGACGCCGTCGCTGACCTGGGCCAATGACGGCCGCCACCTGTTCTACACCAAGCGCGACGCCAACTGGCGGCCGGAAAGCGTCTGGCGGCACGAATTGGGCACGCCGCAGGCCGCGGATGTCTGCGTCTACAAGGAAAGCGACCCCGGCTATTTCGTCGGCGTCGGCCGTACCGCGTCGCGGGCGTTTATCGCCATCAACACCCACGATCACGAGACCGGCGAGTGGTATGTGATCCCGGCCGACGCGCCGACCGCGGCGCCGCGCCTGATCGCGGCGCGGGATACGGGCGTCGAATACGACCTGGACCATGACGGCGAACGGTTCGTGATCCGCACCAATGCCGACGGCGCCGAGGACTACAAGCTGGTGACCGCGCCGGTGGACGCGCCGGACCGGGCGAACTGGCGGGATCTGGTGCCGCACCGGGCCTGCACGCTGGTGCTGGGCCTGCACCTGACCTCCGCCCATCTGACCCGGCTGGAGCGGGTGGACGGCCTGCCCCGCCTGGTGGTGCGCGAGCGTGCGAGCGGCGCCGAGCACGCCATCGGCTTCGACGAGGAAGCCTATTCGCTGGGCCTCTCCGGCGGGCTGGAGTTCGAGACCACGACCCTGCGCTTCGTCTATTCCTCCATGACGACGCCGGCGGAGACCTATGACTACGACCTGGAAACGCGCACGCGAACGCTGCGCAAGCGCCAGGAAGTGCCGTCCGGCCACGACCCCGCCGCCTATGTCACGCGCCGTCTGCTGGCGAAAACGCCGGACGGGGAAGAGGTGCCGATCACGCTGGTACACCGGCGCGACGTCACGCTGCCGGCGCCGACGCTGCTCTATGGCTATGGCTCCTATGGCATCAGCCTGCCCGCCAGTTTCGGCGTGGTGCGGCTCAGCCTGGTGGATCGCGGCTTTGTCTGGGCGCAGGCGCATGTGCGCGGCGGCATGGAGAAGGGCTATCGCTGGTACACGCAAGGCAAGCGCGAGAAGAAGGAAAACACGTTCCGCGATTTCCTGACCGCGCGCGACCATCTGGTGGCCGAAGGCATCGCCCGGGCCGATGCGATTGCGGCGGAGGGCGGCAGCGCCGGCGGCATGCTCATGGGCGTGATCGCCAACTGGGCACCGCAGAAGTTCGCCGCCATCGTCGCCAACGTGCCCTTCGTCGACGTGCTCAACACCATGTGCGACGAGACCCTGCCCCTGACCCCGCCGGAATGGCCGGAATGGGGCAACCCGATCACCGACCCGGACGCGTTCGCCCGCATCAAGGGCTACAGCCCCTATGACAATGTCGCCGCCCGGGCCTATCCGGCCATCCTCGCCATTGGCGGCCTCAGCGACCCGCGGGTCACCTATTGGGAGCCGGCGAAATGGGTGGCGAAACTGCGGGCGACCAAGACGGACCCCAACCTGCTGCTGCTCAAAACCGAGATGAGCGCCGGCCATGGCGGCGCCGCCGGCCGTTTCGACAGCCTCAAGGAAGACGCGTTTCAGTACGCGTTCGTGTTGAAGGCGCTCACAATCGCGTGA
- a CDS encoding bifunctional riboflavin kinase/FAD synthetase: protein MHHFHGLEPLPDDLRGAAVALGNFDGVHCGHRAILEAARAAGGPLGVVTFEPHPRSVLGKADCPFRLTSPAGKAQALADLGVELLVEIPFTRTFANLPPQDFVEQVLVQTVGAHHVVIGFDFCFGAKRAGTAATMRALGERFGFGVTVVDLVQAADGTSFSSTAIRAHLQAGRPRAAAKMLGRWWEIDGLVATGNQRGRTIGFPTANLRLGQLLEPALGVYAVRCSIGEGEDLTWHDAISNLGRRPTVDGETLLLETHVFDFEGDLYDKTMRVQLLEFIRPERKFDSFDLLRQQIARDCDTARAILADMPADPL, encoded by the coding sequence GTGCACCATTTCCACGGGCTAGAGCCCTTGCCAGACGACTTGCGCGGTGCCGCCGTGGCGCTCGGCAATTTCGACGGGGTTCACTGCGGCCACCGGGCGATCCTGGAGGCCGCGCGGGCGGCGGGCGGGCCGCTGGGCGTGGTCACGTTCGAGCCGCACCCGCGCAGCGTCCTCGGCAAGGCCGACTGCCCCTTTCGCCTGACCTCGCCGGCGGGCAAGGCCCAGGCGCTGGCCGATCTGGGGGTGGAGCTTCTGGTGGAAATCCCCTTTACCCGCACCTTCGCCAACCTGCCGCCGCAGGATTTCGTCGAGCAGGTGCTGGTGCAGACCGTGGGCGCCCATCACGTGGTCATCGGCTTCGACTTTTGTTTCGGCGCCAAACGGGCCGGCACCGCCGCCACCATGCGCGCGCTGGGCGAACGCTTCGGCTTCGGCGTTACCGTTGTCGACCTGGTTCAGGCCGCCGACGGCACGTCCTTCTCCTCCACCGCGATCCGCGCGCATTTGCAGGCGGGCCGGCCGCGGGCCGCCGCGAAAATGCTGGGCCGCTGGTGGGAGATCGACGGCCTGGTCGCCACCGGCAACCAGCGCGGCCGCACCATCGGCTTTCCCACCGCCAATCTCCGCCTCGGCCAACTGTTGGAGCCCGCGCTCGGCGTCTATGCCGTGCGCTGCTCGATCGGCGAGGGCGAGGACCTGACCTGGCACGACGCCATCTCCAATCTGGGCCGCCGGCCCACGGTCGACGGCGAGACGCTGTTGCTGGAAACGCACGTGTTCGACTTCGAGGGCGACCTCTACGACAAGACCATGCGCGTGCAGTTGCTGGAGTTCATCCGGCCGGAACGCAAGTTCGACAGCTTCGACCTGTTGCGCCAGCAGATCGCCAGGGACTGCGACACCGCTCGCGCCATCCTGGCCGATATGCCGGCCGATCCGCTTTAA